Proteins encoded by one window of Pseudonocardia alni:
- the thiE gene encoding thiamine phosphate synthase, producing MRAVSDTDTRPGTGDTRRARLDGLTDARLYLCTDARTARGDLAEFADAALAGGVDIVQLRDKGGPDGPLEASAELAALEVLADACRRHGALLAVNDRADVALAAGADVLHLGQDDLPVAWARRVVGDDVLIGRSSHSPAETLSAADEDGVDYFCVGPCWPTPTKPGRPAPGLDLVRTVAGRAPARPWFAIGGIDGDRLDEVLDAGADRIVVVRAITEAEDPRAAAGALRARLR from the coding sequence CTGCGAGCCGTGTCCGACACCGATACCCGTCCCGGCACCGGCGACACCCGTCGCGCCCGGCTCGACGGCCTCACCGACGCCCGTCTCTACCTGTGCACCGACGCCCGCACCGCGCGCGGTGACCTGGCGGAGTTCGCCGACGCCGCGCTCGCCGGCGGGGTCGACATCGTCCAGCTGCGGGACAAGGGCGGGCCCGACGGGCCGCTGGAGGCGAGCGCCGAGCTCGCCGCACTGGAGGTGCTCGCCGACGCCTGCCGCCGGCACGGCGCGCTGCTCGCGGTGAACGACCGCGCCGACGTCGCGCTCGCCGCGGGCGCCGACGTGCTGCACCTCGGGCAGGACGACCTGCCGGTGGCGTGGGCGCGCCGGGTCGTCGGCGACGACGTGCTCATCGGCCGGTCCTCGCACAGCCCCGCCGAGACCCTGAGCGCCGCCGACGAGGACGGCGTGGACTACTTCTGCGTGGGCCCGTGCTGGCCGACCCCGACCAAGCCGGGACGTCCGGCCCCCGGCCTGGACCTGGTGCGCACGGTCGCCGGACGGGCCCCGGCGCGGCCGTGGTTCGCGATCGGGGGCATCGACGGCGACCGCCTGGACGAGGTCCTCGACGCCGGTGCGGACCGGATCGTCGTCGTCCGGGCGATCACCGAGGCCGAGGACCCGCGTGCGGCCGCGGGGGCGCTGCGGGCCCGCCTGCGCTGA
- a CDS encoding iron-containing alcohol dehydrogenase, which translates to MVLTGSAGSVAPDHGPRGTVRRETVLVLDGETGTSGTDEGYTVRAAHRPRERPRLSKFHAPEIVFGPDSLPETAHAALRLGARRPFVVTDPGVTEAGWPAELLRHLRAAGLRPQLWNEITPNPKDHEIQGGFERYESSGCDVVIGVGGGSVIDAAKGVALLAANGGTILDYEGIDRIANPIPPLVMVPSTSGTGADVSQFCIITDTARLTKITIMGRALVPDVSVIDPRLLVTMPDWLNAATGLDALTHGIEAFVSLAHGPLTDTHALHAVALVHANLPTTMIRRHDDGPRTAMAQAALEAGLAFTNAILGATHAMSHQVGGMLDLPHGLINGVLLPHVIRFNGSASDADAARFVPIAQAMGLPARPGMPGDEAVDMVATEVRKLADEVGVPTGLAAIGVREADVPRLSRLTLGDACLTTNPRTASVEQIENLFREAL; encoded by the coding sequence GTGGTCCTCACCGGTTCCGCCGGTTCCGTCGCCCCTGACCACGGGCCGCGCGGGACCGTGCGACGGGAGACCGTTCTCGTCCTCGACGGGGAGACCGGCACGTCCGGCACCGACGAGGGCTACACCGTCCGCGCGGCGCACCGCCCGCGGGAGCGGCCGCGGCTGTCCAAGTTCCACGCCCCGGAGATCGTCTTCGGGCCGGACTCGCTGCCGGAGACCGCGCACGCCGCACTACGGCTCGGTGCGCGCCGGCCGTTCGTCGTCACCGACCCGGGGGTGACCGAGGCCGGGTGGCCCGCCGAACTCCTGCGCCACCTGCGCGCCGCGGGCCTGCGCCCGCAGCTGTGGAACGAGATCACCCCGAATCCGAAGGACCACGAGATCCAGGGCGGGTTCGAGCGCTACGAGAGCTCCGGCTGCGACGTGGTGATCGGCGTCGGCGGCGGCTCGGTGATCGACGCCGCGAAGGGCGTCGCCCTGCTCGCGGCCAACGGCGGCACGATCCTCGACTACGAGGGCATCGACCGCATCGCCAACCCGATCCCGCCGCTGGTGATGGTGCCGTCGACCTCGGGCACCGGCGCCGACGTCTCCCAGTTCTGCATCATCACCGACACGGCTCGCCTGACCAAGATCACCATCATGGGCCGGGCCCTGGTCCCGGACGTCTCGGTGATCGACCCGCGGCTGCTCGTCACCATGCCGGACTGGCTCAACGCCGCGACCGGCCTGGACGCGCTCACCCACGGCATCGAGGCGTTCGTGTCGCTGGCCCACGGCCCGCTGACCGACACCCACGCGCTGCACGCGGTCGCGCTCGTCCACGCCAACCTGCCGACCACGATGATCCGCCGCCACGACGACGGCCCCCGCACCGCGATGGCGCAGGCCGCGCTCGAGGCGGGCCTGGCGTTCACGAACGCGATCCTCGGCGCCACCCACGCCATGAGCCACCAGGTCGGCGGCATGCTCGATCTGCCGCACGGCCTGATCAACGGGGTGCTGCTGCCACACGTGATCCGGTTCAACGGTTCGGCCTCCGACGCCGACGCGGCGCGCTTCGTCCCGATCGCCCAGGCCATGGGGCTGCCCGCCCGGCCGGGGATGCCCGGCGACGAGGCCGTGGACATGGTCGCGACCGAGGTCCGCAAGCTGGCCGACGAGGTCGGCGTCCCGACCGGGCTCGCCGCGATCGGGGTGCGCGAGGCCGACGTCCCGCGGCTGTCCCGGCTCACCCTCGGCGACGCCTGCCTGACCACCAACCCGCGCACGGCGAGCGTGGAGCAGATCGAGAACCTGTTCCGGGAAGCGCTGTGA
- a CDS encoding DUF3159 domain-containing protein: MTSDRAPHTASREDPKLAELLGGRAGAVDASIPVVAFVLAWVVAGAAGSAFPINWGAGAAIVAGAAVAGWRLYRGRRPRAVLFGLAGVVVAAGIALATGRASDFFLVQIVSNAGSALAWAISIVVRWPLLGVVVGGLLGQRTRWRRDPDLLRGYQRASWAWVTQYVLRLSVFLPLWAADQVVLLGVARTVLSPVLVGLSVLVSWPLLRTALPADHPGIRHPR; the protein is encoded by the coding sequence GTGACGTCCGATCGCGCCCCGCACACCGCATCCCGGGAGGACCCGAAGCTCGCCGAACTGCTCGGTGGCCGGGCCGGTGCCGTGGACGCCTCGATACCGGTGGTCGCGTTCGTGCTCGCCTGGGTGGTCGCGGGGGCGGCGGGGTCGGCGTTCCCGATCAACTGGGGGGCCGGCGCGGCGATCGTCGCGGGGGCCGCGGTGGCAGGGTGGCGGCTGTACCGGGGCCGCCGGCCGCGGGCGGTGCTGTTCGGGCTGGCCGGGGTCGTCGTCGCGGCCGGGATCGCGCTGGCGACCGGGCGGGCGTCGGACTTCTTCCTGGTCCAGATCGTGTCCAACGCCGGCAGCGCGCTGGCCTGGGCGATCTCGATCGTCGTGCGGTGGCCGTTGCTGGGGGTCGTCGTCGGCGGGCTGCTGGGACAGCGCACGAGGTGGCGGCGCGACCCGGACCTGCTCCGCGGGTACCAGCGGGCGTCCTGGGCGTGGGTGACGCAGTACGTCCTACGACTGTCGGTGTTCCTCCCGTTGTGGGCGGCCGACCAGGTCGTGCTCCTGGGTGTCGCGCGGACCGTGCTGAGCCCGGTGCTGGTCGGGCTGAGCGTGCTCGTGTCGTGGCCGTTGCTGCGTACGGCGCTGCCGGCCGATCACCCGGGCATCCGTCACCCCCGGTGA
- a CDS encoding MadS family sensor histidine kinase codes for MTAAARFPRRRTPAPPSSPAAGGRARPDLDQLTGLRTGKPSFYPEYREGAERLRRVILALDRISAALVRTMEGSEALVRAVADAAADHLSADWVVLGLVDGELPDAAPRHIVLGPDGVEWADLGSVPERVRRHVERLHAGDGHHHHHEDDPRPRHLHVPIRLDGRTVGGFVAWTPPERHIDDTDHSVLRILAGQTASALQNCALLERAERLHARTAAQAEDLRVRNDELMLTQQALGAARQREVLDNERHRIARELHDSVTQYALSAGMHIELCRSEITEPVLLQHLDTAKDLTRRAVEQLRSAIYALNDDDHADKDLPSMLRQLSTVHMPDELRVEVTIGGAPVPLPHEHEQSLFRIAGEALFNTAMHASASRAVVRLAYADGRVRLSISDDGGASPEQIRRTLRAASVRGPSGEHRGLVNMDARAREMSGTLRFRRSRIGGLQVQVDVPIGTPGKELG; via the coding sequence GTGACCGCCGCCGCCCGCTTCCCGCGCCGCCGCACACCCGCACCGCCCTCGTCGCCGGCCGCCGGGGGCCGGGCCCGCCCCGATCTCGACCAGCTCACCGGCCTGCGGACGGGCAAGCCGTCGTTCTACCCGGAGTACCGTGAGGGGGCCGAGCGGCTGCGCCGGGTCATCCTCGCGCTGGACCGGATCTCGGCCGCGCTGGTCCGCACGATGGAGGGTTCCGAGGCGCTGGTCCGCGCGGTCGCCGACGCGGCCGCCGACCACCTGTCGGCGGACTGGGTGGTGCTCGGGCTCGTCGACGGCGAGCTGCCCGACGCCGCGCCGCGGCACATCGTTCTCGGGCCGGACGGGGTCGAGTGGGCCGACCTGGGGTCGGTGCCCGAGCGCGTGCGCCGGCACGTGGAGCGGCTGCACGCCGGTGACGGCCATCATCACCACCACGAGGACGACCCGCGTCCCCGGCACCTGCACGTCCCGATCCGGCTCGACGGACGCACCGTCGGCGGGTTCGTCGCGTGGACGCCGCCGGAACGGCACATCGACGACACCGACCACTCGGTGCTGCGCATCCTGGCCGGTCAGACGGCGTCGGCATTGCAGAACTGCGCGCTGCTGGAGCGGGCCGAGCGGCTGCACGCGCGCACCGCGGCCCAGGCCGAGGACCTGCGCGTCCGCAACGACGAGCTGATGCTCACCCAGCAGGCTCTCGGAGCGGCCCGCCAGCGGGAGGTCCTCGACAACGAGCGGCACCGCATCGCCCGCGAGCTGCACGACAGCGTCACCCAGTACGCCCTGTCGGCCGGGATGCACATCGAGCTGTGCCGGTCGGAGATCACCGAGCCGGTCCTGCTCCAGCACCTCGACACGGCCAAGGACCTGACCCGGCGCGCCGTCGAGCAGCTGCGGTCGGCGATCTACGCGCTCAACGACGACGACCACGCCGACAAGGACCTGCCCTCGATGCTGCGGCAGCTGTCCACCGTGCACATGCCCGACGAGCTGCGGGTCGAGGTGACGATCGGCGGGGCCCCGGTGCCGCTGCCGCACGAGCACGAGCAGTCGCTGTTCCGGATCGCCGGCGAGGCGTTGTTCAACACGGCGATGCACGCGTCGGCCTCGCGGGCGGTGGTGCGACTGGCCTACGCCGACGGCCGCGTCCGCCTGTCGATCTCCGACGACGGCGGCGCCTCCCCCGAGCAGATCCGCCGCACGCTGCGTGCGGCGTCGGTCCGCGGCCCCTCCGGGGAGCACCGCGGCCTCGTGAACATGGACGCCCGCGCCCGCGAGATGAGCGGGACCCTGCGGTTCCGCCGCTCGCGGATCGGTGGGCTGCAGGTGCAGGTGGACGTCCCGATCGGGACGCCGGGGAAGGAGCTCGGATGA
- the thiS gene encoding sulfur carrier protein ThiS: MRIVLNGEHRDVDDGADLARILAEAGLPERGIAVAVDGEVVPRTSWAGHRPADGARVEVLTAVQGG, from the coding sequence ATGCGGATCGTGCTGAACGGCGAGCACCGCGACGTCGATGACGGCGCCGACCTCGCCCGGATCCTGGCCGAGGCCGGGCTGCCGGAGCGGGGGATCGCCGTCGCTGTGGACGGGGAGGTCGTGCCGCGCACGTCGTGGGCGGGGCACCGCCCCGCCGACGGCGCGCGGGTCGAGGTACTGACCGCGGTACAGGGAGGATGA
- the thiO gene encoding glycine oxidase ThiO has protein sequence MSASAGKLVVAGAGAVGLSVARAAARDGWSVTVFDPAPGRGASWVAGGMLAPVTEAWPGEEDLLALGLDSVARWPEFAAALSADAGTDAGLHPEGTVVAATGSGDRAELTALADYLESLGRDVHRLTGCELRRLEPALGPEVRGGLSVPDDPSVDNRRLLAALATAAGRAGVVVSDRGVARVLDDGARVTGVRLADGTEIAADAVVVAAGAHSSSLHPVLDGLVRPVKGEILRLTRRAGALPPPSRTVRALVDGRPVYAVPRTLPGYGDLVIGATTAENGFDTDVTVGGVRDLLRDAERILPGIAEYALTETAAGLRPGSRDNLPLIGRTGPDGLVAATGHGRNGMLLVPVTAAAVAAVLRGDDVPGPVRAADPRRFAPAAAGAREEGNH, from the coding sequence ATGAGCGCGAGTGCCGGAAAGCTGGTCGTCGCGGGTGCGGGGGCCGTCGGCCTGTCCGTCGCCCGCGCGGCGGCCCGCGACGGCTGGTCGGTGACGGTGTTCGACCCGGCCCCCGGTCGCGGCGCGTCCTGGGTGGCCGGCGGGATGCTCGCCCCGGTCACCGAGGCCTGGCCCGGCGAGGAGGATCTCCTCGCCCTCGGGCTGGACTCGGTCGCACGCTGGCCGGAGTTCGCCGCGGCCCTGTCCGCCGACGCCGGCACCGACGCCGGGCTGCACCCGGAGGGCACCGTCGTCGCCGCGACCGGGTCGGGGGACCGCGCCGAGCTGACCGCGCTCGCGGACTACCTGGAGTCCCTCGGCCGGGACGTGCACCGGCTGACCGGTTGCGAGCTGCGCCGGCTCGAACCCGCGCTGGGCCCGGAGGTCCGTGGCGGCCTCTCGGTGCCCGACGACCCGTCGGTGGACAACCGGCGGCTGCTCGCCGCACTGGCGACCGCGGCCGGACGGGCCGGGGTCGTCGTCTCCGACCGCGGGGTCGCGCGCGTGCTCGACGACGGCGCCCGTGTCACCGGCGTGCGGCTCGCGGACGGGACCGAGATCGCGGCGGACGCGGTCGTCGTCGCGGCGGGGGCGCACTCGTCGTCGCTGCACCCGGTGCTCGACGGGCTGGTCCGCCCGGTGAAGGGCGAGATCCTGCGGCTGACCCGCCGCGCCGGTGCCCTGCCGCCGCCGTCGCGGACGGTGCGGGCGCTCGTCGACGGGCGCCCGGTGTACGCCGTGCCGCGGACGCTGCCCGGGTACGGCGACCTCGTGATCGGCGCGACGACCGCCGAGAACGGCTTCGACACCGACGTCACCGTCGGTGGGGTGCGCGACCTGCTGCGCGACGCGGAGCGGATCCTGCCCGGCATCGCCGAGTACGCCCTGACCGAGACCGCCGCCGGACTGCGGCCGGGCAGCCGGGACAACCTGCCGCTGATCGGGCGCACCGGGCCCGACGGGCTGGTCGCGGCCACCGGGCACGGCCGCAACGGGATGCTGCTGGTACCGGTGACCGCGGCGGCCGTCGCGGCGGTGCTGCGCGGCGACGACGTACCGGGACCGGTCCGCGCGGCGGATCCGCGACGGTTCGCCCCGGCCGCCGCCGGGGCACGCGAGGAGGGGAACCACTGA
- a CDS encoding SGNH/GDSL hydrolase family protein: MHQQTHAQHRSYVAIGDSFTEGLDDLTPDGRARGWADRVAETLAHRRPGFGYANLAVRGKILDEIVAEQLPVAERMRPDLITFCAGGNDIIGWSCDVDDLAARFDAALGRLVATGAEVLIFTGFDLRRMHPFIRRLRGRIACYNEDMRAAAERHGCRVVDLWAMECLADPRAWGPDRLHLVPHAHERVAWRVLETLGEQAPDWRGPWPEPEGGPTPWTARQAEDLRWVTHHVMPYLRKRLRGTHTWDGYRPKRPELLPLQDA, translated from the coding sequence ATGCACCAGCAGACGCACGCACAGCACCGGAGCTACGTCGCGATCGGCGACAGTTTCACCGAGGGGCTCGACGACCTCACCCCCGACGGCCGGGCCCGCGGCTGGGCCGACCGCGTCGCCGAGACCCTCGCCCACCGCCGCCCGGGCTTCGGCTACGCCAACCTCGCCGTGCGCGGGAAGATCCTCGACGAGATCGTCGCCGAGCAACTCCCGGTCGCCGAACGGATGCGCCCCGACCTGATCACCTTCTGCGCGGGCGGCAACGACATCATCGGCTGGTCGTGCGACGTCGACGACCTCGCCGCCCGCTTCGACGCCGCGCTCGGCAGGCTGGTCGCAACCGGCGCCGAGGTGCTCATCTTCACCGGCTTCGACCTGCGCCGGATGCACCCGTTCATCCGCAGGCTGCGCGGCCGGATCGCCTGCTACAACGAGGACATGCGGGCCGCCGCCGAACGGCACGGCTGCCGCGTCGTCGACCTGTGGGCGATGGAGTGCCTCGCCGACCCCCGGGCCTGGGGGCCGGACCGGCTGCACCTGGTCCCGCACGCGCACGAACGGGTCGCCTGGCGGGTGCTGGAGACCCTCGGCGAGCAGGCCCCGGACTGGCGCGGGCCGTGGCCGGAGCCCGAGGGCGGGCCGACCCCCTGGACCGCGCGCCAGGCCGAGGACCTGCGGTGGGTCACCCACCACGTGATGCCGTACCTGCGCAAGCGGCTGCGCGGCACGCACACGTGGGACGGCTACCGGCCCAAGCGCCCGGAGCTCTTACCCCTCCAGGACGCCTGA
- a CDS encoding gamma carbonic anhydrase family protein → MPLFALEGLSPTVHPDAFVAPTATLVGDVRVEEGASIWYNAVLRADLGPIVVRAGANVQDGSVLHGGDDPVTEIGEGATIGHLCVVHGAVIGARAVVGNGSTVQDGARIGQGAMVAAGSTVAPNSELAADRLMLGSAAKEHGELTEQARWWVRTNPDFYRALARRHADGVAPA, encoded by the coding sequence ATGCCGCTGTTCGCTCTGGAGGGCCTCTCCCCCACCGTGCACCCGGACGCCTTCGTCGCTCCGACCGCGACGCTCGTCGGGGACGTGCGCGTCGAGGAGGGCGCCTCGATCTGGTACAACGCCGTGCTCCGCGCCGACCTGGGGCCGATCGTCGTGCGCGCCGGCGCCAACGTGCAGGACGGGTCGGTGCTGCACGGCGGCGACGACCCGGTCACCGAGATCGGCGAGGGCGCCACGATCGGGCACCTGTGCGTGGTGCACGGCGCCGTGATCGGGGCGCGCGCGGTCGTCGGGAACGGCAGCACCGTGCAGGACGGTGCCCGGATCGGCCAGGGCGCGATGGTCGCCGCCGGGTCGACGGTCGCGCCGAACTCCGAGCTGGCCGCCGACCGGCTGATGCTCGGCTCCGCGGCGAAGGAGCACGGCGAGCTGACCGAGCAGGCCCGCTGGTGGGTGCGGACCAACCCGGACTTCTACCGCGCCCTGGCCCGGCGGCACGCCGACGGCGTCGCCCCCGCCTGA
- a CDS encoding MadR family response regulator transcription factor yields MSSGTRTAPGGPGHVTGGTARGRVVTDARSGGGPDARGGAGVGARGPGHGGGHGIPGQAGPGQGGGNAPGGGMHGSGGAAATRTGPGPAGVAARPIRIVLVDDHSIMRQGLRAVLEREDDLRIVGEAGSAPEAFAAVATGRPQVVLLDLKLASGPQTDGLEVCRKLCADHPGIGVLVLTTFAEDRLVVESVQAGARGYVVKDVDTTELVRAIRAVSRGESAFDARSASAMVRSLSGGMPDRERLTDRELDVLRLLARGLSNRAIGAELFISETTVKFHVGNLMRKLMVSRRAEAVYAATKLGLL; encoded by the coding sequence ATGAGCAGCGGCACACGGACCGCCCCGGGTGGCCCCGGGCACGTCACCGGCGGCACCGCCCGGGGCCGCGTCGTCACGGACGCCCGCAGCGGCGGCGGACCGGATGCCCGCGGCGGAGCCGGTGTCGGCGCGCGCGGCCCCGGCCACGGCGGCGGTCACGGCATCCCCGGTCAAGCGGGCCCCGGGCAGGGCGGCGGGAACGCGCCGGGCGGCGGGATGCACGGGTCCGGTGGGGCCGCCGCGACCCGCACCGGTCCCGGTCCCGCGGGAGTCGCGGCGCGGCCGATCCGGATCGTGCTGGTCGACGACCACTCGATCATGCGCCAGGGGCTGCGCGCGGTACTGGAGCGCGAGGACGACCTGCGCATCGTGGGCGAGGCGGGCAGCGCACCGGAGGCGTTCGCCGCCGTCGCGACCGGCCGGCCGCAGGTGGTGCTGCTCGACCTCAAGCTGGCGTCCGGCCCGCAGACCGACGGTCTCGAGGTCTGCCGCAAGCTGTGCGCCGACCACCCCGGCATCGGGGTGCTGGTGCTGACGACCTTCGCCGAGGACCGCCTCGTCGTCGAGTCGGTGCAGGCAGGCGCCCGCGGCTACGTGGTGAAGGACGTCGACACCACCGAGCTCGTCCGTGCCATCCGCGCGGTGTCCCGCGGGGAGAGCGCGTTCGACGCCCGGTCCGCGTCGGCGATGGTGCGATCGCTGTCCGGCGGGATGCCCGACCGGGAACGGCTGACCGACCGTGAGCTGGACGTGCTCCGCCTGCTGGCCCGGGGGCTGTCCAACCGCGCGATCGGCGCCGAGCTGTTCATCTCCGAGACGACGGTCAAGTTCCACGTCGGCAACCTGATGCGCAAGCTGATGGTGTCGCGTCGCGCCGAGGCGGTCTACGCGGCCACCAAGCTCGGCCTCCTCTGA
- the thiG gene encoding thiazole synthase (functions in thiamine (vitamin B1) biosynthesis; in Bacillus subtilis this enzyme catalyzes the formation of thiazole from dehydroxyglycine and 1-deoxy-D-xylulose-5-phosphate and ThiS-thiocarboxylate), with the protein MAVQTDKLAFGDHLFDSRLVMGTGGAANLEILERALVASGTELTTVALRRVDVAGGTGLLDLLRRLGIAVLPNTAGCRTAAEAVLTARIAREAMETDLVKLEVVADETTLLPDPVELLDAAEQLVDDGFTVLPYTNDDPVLARRLEQIGCAAVMPLGSPIGTGLGIRNPHNIEMIVAAAGVPVVLDAGIGTASEAALAMELGCDAVLLATAVTRAADPERMARAMRRGVEAGWDARHAGRIPRRYRAQASSPDRED; encoded by the coding sequence ATGGCAGTGCAGACCGACAAGCTCGCGTTCGGGGACCACCTGTTCGACTCGCGGCTGGTGATGGGCACCGGTGGTGCCGCGAACCTGGAGATCCTGGAGCGGGCGCTGGTCGCGTCCGGCACCGAGCTGACGACGGTGGCGCTGCGCCGTGTCGACGTCGCGGGCGGGACCGGGCTGCTGGACCTGCTGCGCCGCCTCGGGATCGCCGTGCTGCCCAACACTGCCGGCTGCCGGACCGCCGCCGAGGCGGTGCTCACGGCGCGGATCGCGCGCGAGGCGATGGAGACCGACCTGGTGAAGCTGGAGGTCGTCGCCGACGAGACGACGCTGCTGCCCGACCCGGTCGAGCTCCTCGACGCCGCCGAGCAGCTCGTCGACGACGGCTTCACCGTGCTGCCCTACACCAACGACGACCCGGTCCTCGCCCGTCGCCTGGAGCAGATCGGGTGCGCCGCGGTCATGCCGCTCGGCTCGCCGATCGGGACCGGGCTGGGCATCCGCAACCCGCACAACATCGAGATGATCGTGGCCGCCGCGGGCGTGCCGGTCGTGCTCGACGCCGGGATCGGCACCGCCTCGGAGGCGGCGCTGGCGATGGAGCTGGGCTGCGACGCGGTCCTGCTCGCCACCGCCGTCACCCGTGCCGCCGACCCGGAGCGGATGGCCCGCGCGATGCGCCGCGGGGTGGAGGCGGGCTGGGACGCCCGGCACGCCGGTCGGATCCCGCGCCGCTACCGGGCACAGGCGAGCTCGCCCGACCGCGAGGACTGA
- a CDS encoding HNH endonuclease signature motif containing protein gives MPTSTPTTTPAGELSLPDLESELLGLAGHIAAAECRFLRLLAEFDDRGGWCGVGVRSCAHWLTWRAGMSLRTATEHLRVAHALTRLPRITEALAAGRISYSKVRAVTRLVGADDAVLDRMAAAAPPATATEPLRRPGRDPDDDSGGASVDCASQGGPDDTVRGAGDASDTGTDRSAGDVDGPGTGAGSDLSDAGRAERATTSPAGRGDTGPWDGAGSRPVAVAAPEPLGDTEPDDHPLAAAGPDAEQVLLDLALGGTASHVETVVRAVRRRCAPPRDVAARRGVSWHHDVDGSLVVRARLTPEDGALLVAAIEAGVATARPAPAGHTAPPGDEDTDDPAAREGRRSGWDGPDPHEQARRTEEQTPGAVVDTLAARRVDALLGLVVRGPGAAGAAVVERGAARVTVVVDAGTGTARLAGGPEIAASTAERLACDARARVLLTDRAANRMYLGRSRRLASPAQIAALTADGGGSCRFPGCHHTRHLHAHHVRHWLRGGPTDVDNLVLLCSFHHRLVHDHGYLVLRPPGEDWLFHRPDGTAVEATGRPLDGSAESLVERNTRARLRIDRSTLTPDWYGDRLDPEPILDALLPPGTTAAAA, from the coding sequence GTGCCGACCTCCACCCCCACGACCACGCCCGCCGGTGAACTGAGCCTGCCGGATCTCGAGTCCGAACTCCTCGGTCTCGCCGGCCACATCGCCGCCGCCGAGTGCCGGTTCCTGCGCCTGCTCGCCGAGTTCGACGACCGCGGCGGCTGGTGCGGCGTCGGCGTCCGGTCCTGCGCCCACTGGCTGACCTGGCGGGCGGGGATGAGCCTGCGCACCGCGACCGAGCACCTGCGGGTCGCGCACGCACTGACCCGGCTGCCCCGGATCACCGAGGCGCTCGCGGCCGGCCGGATCTCCTACTCCAAGGTCCGGGCCGTCACCCGCCTCGTCGGCGCGGACGACGCGGTCCTCGACCGCATGGCCGCCGCTGCTCCGCCGGCCACCGCCACGGAGCCGCTCCGGCGCCCAGGTCGCGACCCCGACGACGACTCCGGCGGGGCATCGGTCGACTGCGCATCACAAGGAGGGCCTGACGACACCGTCCGGGGAGCGGGAGACGCGTCCGACACGGGCACGGACCGCAGCGCCGGAGACGTCGACGGCCCCGGAACGGGCGCCGGATCCGACCTGTCGGACGCCGGGAGGGCGGAAAGAGCCACCACGTCACCCGCCGGACGCGGGGACACCGGTCCGTGGGACGGCGCGGGGAGCCGGCCGGTCGCCGTTGCCGCTCCGGAGCCGCTCGGGGACACCGAGCCGGACGATCATCCGCTGGCCGCAGCCGGGCCGGACGCCGAGCAGGTGCTCCTGGACCTGGCGCTCGGCGGGACCGCGAGCCATGTCGAGACCGTCGTCCGCGCGGTCCGCCGCCGCTGCGCGCCGCCGCGCGACGTCGCCGCCCGGCGCGGGGTGAGCTGGCACCACGACGTCGACGGGTCCCTGGTCGTACGGGCCCGGCTCACTCCCGAGGACGGCGCCCTCCTGGTCGCCGCGATCGAGGCCGGGGTCGCCACCGCACGCCCGGCTCCCGCCGGCCACACCGCCCCGCCCGGCGACGAGGACACCGACGATCCGGCCGCACGTGAGGGGCGACGGTCGGGATGGGACGGGCCCGATCCGCACGAACAGGCCCGCCGCACGGAGGAACAGACACCGGGCGCCGTCGTCGACACCCTGGCCGCCCGGCGGGTCGACGCCCTGCTGGGCCTGGTCGTCCGCGGGCCGGGAGCGGCCGGAGCCGCGGTCGTCGAGCGGGGTGCGGCGCGGGTGACGGTCGTCGTCGACGCGGGGACCGGCACCGCGCGCCTCGCCGGCGGCCCCGAGATCGCCGCGAGCACCGCCGAGCGCCTGGCCTGCGACGCCCGGGCCCGGGTGCTGCTCACCGACCGCGCCGCGAACCGGATGTACCTCGGCCGGAGCAGGCGCCTGGCGAGCCCGGCGCAGATCGCCGCCCTGACCGCCGACGGCGGCGGTTCCTGCCGGTTCCCGGGGTGCCACCACACACGCCACCTGCACGCCCACCACGTCCGGCACTGGCTGCGGGGCGGGCCGACGGACGTCGACAACCTGGTCCTGCTCTGCTCGTTCCACCACCGGCTGGTGCACGATCACGGCTACCTGGTCCTGCGCCCACCCGGCGAGGACTGGCTGTTCCACCGGCCCGACGGCACTGCCGTCGAGGCCACCGGCAGACCGCTGGACGGCAGCGCCGAGTCCCTCGTCGAACGGAACACGCGGGCCCGGCTGCGGATCGATCGCAGCACCCTCACCCCGGACTGGTACGGCGACCGGCTCGACCCCGAGCCGATCCTCGACGCCCTGCTCCCGCCCGGCACGACGGCCGCCGCGGCCTGA